TGAGATAAAGACTGCATTTAGCTCTTCCCCTTTCTGCAAAAGTAATATAAGATGTACGCTATATTTCATATGATATATCACATGAAATAAAATGTCAAGTGAATTTAAATCTTATACCTATTCCGACCATGCTGGATACATCAAAAAAGGTTCTTTCCATTTCAGAAAGAACCCCAATAATAATTTATCAATTATACAAAGCTTATTCTTTTATAGACCCTGTAATACCTTCTGCAAAATTTTTCTGTAATAAAAGAAAAATAATAATCGTAGGCAAGGTACTAATAGTTACAGCTAGCATTAAAACACCGTAATCAATAACATACCCAGCTGTCAAATCAGCAATTAAAAGAGGCATTGTTTTACTCTCAGGTTTTTGGAGAATAACTAACGGCCATAAATAATTATTCCATGCACTCATAAAAGTCACTACAGCTGCAGCTGCATAAGTAGAACGCATAATCGGTATATACATTTTAAAAAATATTTTAAATTCTCCTAGACCTTCTATTCTTGATGCTTCAATGATATCATGGGGAAATGATCTAGTACTTTGCCGAAATAAAAATATTAAAAATGCTGTTGATATAGTAGGAAGAATAAATCCCAATGTAGTATCTAATAAATTAGCTTTTCCAAACATCATAAATAATGGAATCATAATAGCTGCAAAAGGAACCATCATCGATAATAGCAAAATATTCATTAACCTATCTTTGCCCTTATTGTGGTATGTTTCAAATCCGTATCCAGCTATTGAGCATACAATCAAACTGGCTATAGTCGCTAAAATAGCATTTTTAAATGAGTTAAAAAATGCTCGAGTTAAATTTGTATTAGATAAAAGGATTTTAAAGTTTTGAGCTAAATAAGTACCTGGTAGTAACTCTCCAGTAATAACATCTACACTTTTATTCGTAGATGAAACCATCATCCATAATAATGGAAATAATGATAATAACGCTACGATAGCTAGAAACAAATATTTAATTATATTAGTTATGCGTTTTTTTATCATCTCTTATCACCTACTTTCATTTGAATAAATGCTAAGATAGCAACCATAATAAACACAACATATGAAACTGCAGCAGCATAACCAAATTGAGGTGAATATTCAAATGATAATCTGTATATATACTGCGACATAGAAATAGTTGCATTTGCCGGGCCACCATTGGTCAAGTTTTTTGTTTCATCAAATAATTGTAATGTGCCATTGGTAGACATAATTGTTGTTAAAAGAATCATGGGCCTTAATAATGGAATTGTAATTTTAAAAAACTTGGTAAATGGCCCTGCACCATCAATTTTCGCCGCATCATAAATAGATGTACTTATATTTTGTAACCCAGATAAATAAAACACCATATTATAACCAGTCCATCTCCATGTCAGGGCTATAATGATTATTATTCTAGCTCTCCATGGATCTCCAAGCCAGTTAATTGGTTTATCAATAAAATTAAGCTTAAGCAAAAGTGCATTTACAAGGCCATCTAAAGCAAACATTGATCTAAAAATAATAGAATATGATACTAATGATGTTGCACATGGTAAAAAAATTGCCGTTCGAAAAAAACTTCTACATTTTAAATTTTCATCGTTCAATAAGTTTGCCAGGATCAAAGCTAATATTAACATTATTGGAATCTGTAACATATAAATAAAGGTATTTTTTAATGAAGTTTTAAATAAATCATCGGAAAATAACCTTATATAGTTAGAAAATCCGGTGAACCTAATGTTTTTTCCAACACCCGTCTGCAATGATAATATAAAAGCCTTAACGATGGGATAAAAATAAAAAATGAAGATCATAATTGTTGCTGGCAATACAAAAGCCCATCCTGTAATATTTTGTTTTTTTTCTAAACTTATTGCATTCTTCAATATGACCCCTCCATCTTAACTATGAATTGAATTAAATGAGGTGTTGCAAATTGTTATATACATAATGTAGATAATATGTATTGATTTGCAACCCCTCATTATGAACCATTAGTTTATATAATCATTTTCCCATCTGGAATTTTACAGCCTCTTCTGCCTCGTTCAAAGCATCATCTCTATCTGCCCCTAATATAATCTTTGTAATTGCATTTCCTATAGCATCCCTCGCCTCATAGTTATATATGCCATAGGTTACTTTAGGCACCTTAGCTGCAAAATCGATAATATCCGAATAGATCTTTTGCCCACCAAAAAATTCATGAGGTTCAGAGTATACATCACTATCACCAGCAGGTAAATAAGTAGCAATGGCACCTGATGAAGGTAATATTGTTTCATATAATTCTACACTACCTGCAAAAGTCTGAGACAGAAAATCTATTGCTGTGTCTATATTTTTAGAACTGGATAAAACCATCCAGCTAGATCCACCCTGATTGCTATAATTAGTAGCATTAGGTGCTTTTTCTAGCTTAGGTATATTAGTAATTTGCCAAAGACCTTTTTGATCTGTTTGCGGTACAATAGAACCAATAATCCAGCAGCCATTTATTGTACCTGCTACCGTTCCACTATTAAAAGAACTAACATATTGATCCCAATCATTTACTTCAACTATTACTCCGCTCTTAACAAGTTCTACATAAACATCAATTATCTCTTTTAATACATCATTATCCTTAATAAATACCTCTCCACTATCATCAAACATCCAGCTACCAGCACTTTGCAACATAAGCATTAATAAATCTGGTTGTCCTGCTGTTGTAGAATCCAAAGGTTTTTTAGTTTTTTCAAGAACTTCTTTACCTATATCAATATACTCTGACCATGTAATATCCGTCATATCGTCAATACTATATCCTGCTTCCTCTAAAATATCTGTTCTTAATGCATTAATTACAACTCCACTGTCAAAAGGAACTCCATAATTTTTGCCCTTTACAGTACTAAGAGCTATCTTATATTCAGCAAACTTAGAAAAGTCTATCCCTGAATCTGTTAAATCAACAAATGCATCTGGATAGTTTGTAACATTTTTAATAAGTGCATTATCCTGCATTAGAAGTATATCAGGCAAAGTACCCGTTTGGCCTGAAGTGAGTGCTGTCGTTAATTTTGTCTGCACATCATCCCATGGTGTTTCAATAATATCAATCTTAGCCTTTGAATTTATCTTTGCATAAATCTTAGCCGCTTCATCCATTGCATAAATATTAAAATTTGGATCCCAACACCATACTTTAATTACAGCTTCTTTATCACTAGCTTCTTTAGATGGATTTGTAGTATCTGTTTGGCCCGAATCGTTATCACTAGAACACCCTGCTACAAATAACAATATCATAGTTAAGCTTAATAACAATGCCAAAAACCTTTTCATATTAATTCCCCTCTTCTTAAAAATATTTTTTATTGACAAAAATTCATCAGGGTATATAAATAAATATATGCATGTAATTAGGGTTATATCACCCCCTCTAACTATTTTTATTAAAACTTTGTTATAATTAAATAGTTAATATTAAGCAAGTTTATCCTCCAATAAGTCTCTTACAGATGTGTCTAGTATATCTGATATTTTAATTAGTAATGCCATAGATGGATATTTGTGTCCATTTTCAACTGCAGATAAATATTCTCTCGATATACCAATTTTTTGAGCTAATTGTAATTGGGTCATACCACATTGTTTTCTTAATTCTTTAATTCTGAACATTAATATCCCCCCATCCACAATAAGCATTGTACCATATAGTATCACATTAGTCAATAATTAAGTGATAAAAACAATCACAATAAATAAGAAATTATTTGCCTTTTTGTGTTTACGAATATTTGTCATTGTATTTCCTTTTAAATACACATATAATATGAATGAAATGTAATCTATAAGATTACATTATAATAATGATATGTAGGTGGTAATATGGATATAGGTGAAAAACTAAAAAAACTTCGAAAAGAAAGACACATGACTGCTGAAGAATTAGCAAAAATCGTTGGAATTTCACGTGAACATTTAAGTGGAATTGAAAACAATTTAAGACCCGTTTCACTTTCGACTTTAACAAAAATATGTGATGTCCTTGGTATAAGCCTCTATGATTTGTTTAGTCAGGATAACCCACAAGATATATTAACCAAAGAACAAAAAGAACTACTAAATGTAGCCCAAAATCTATCAGATGTTCAACTAAAATATTTAAATGCGTTTTTAAAAAGTTTATATAAGGATGTATAAATTAGGAAATAAAAAAAGACCTGCTTTTTTGCAGGTCCAATTTATATATTATATACTTATATGAAAAATCATATCAAATTTGTACTGATATTAACTATAAAAAGGCAAATATATTTACAAATCCACTGCTTAAAAGCATTATTAAGACAGCAGCAATTGTATTACCGATTAGTATGGCGGGAAAAGCCAGCTTAAATCGCATATCTAAAAGGGCAGCTGCTAAAGTACCACTCCATACTCCAGTCCCAGGCAGAGGAATAGCAACAAATAGTATAAGACCCCAAAAACCATACTTTTGTATCTTGCCACTCTTTCCAATGGAGCGCTTGGTAATCTTCTCTATTAATCTTCTAAAAAGCTTGGTCTTCTTTAAATAATTAAACAGTGGCCTTATACTAAACAAAAGTATAGGTACCGGTATCATACTGCCGATAAAACTTAGGATGGTCGAATGAATCGGAGACAATCCTAGGGCAATTCCGACCGGTATTGCCCCCCTAAGCTCTATAACAGGTAAAGCTGCCGTTAGCATTACCGTAAATTCCACTGATAAAAACTCAAGTAGTTGTTTTAAAAAAGACTCCATATACTTACTCCTTCAAAATCTTATGTATGATCCAAAATTATAGCAACAAACATATCAACTATACTTCCTTACTATATCACACATAGCGTCATATTTTTTGAGCATATCCTGAGCTAGTCTAATCTGACACCTTGCCCTGTCAAGATTATGATTTTCACGATGTATACGAAAATATTTATCCCCAGTTATATGATCTCCCAAAAAACGGGATGCAAGCTCTATTGTTATAACTATAGCACCAAGTGCCATGTTGTCAAGCTCATTTTTTGTAAGTATGTCCTTACATGCGCTTATAAAGCCCTTTGTAAATTCCTCATACTTTTCCATGTCCAATTTAACCTTTGACAGATCCTGCTCATCCTCTAGCGCAAACGTATGGCATCGCCAAAGTCATACATAGTAAGGCCTGGCATCACTGTATCAAGGTCTATAACGCAAAGGGGCTCAGATGTATCCCTATCCATAAGTATATTATTATATTTGGTATCATTATGAGTCACTCTAATGGGTAGTTCTCCCCTCTCCTGCATATCAACGAGCTTTGATGCCAGGGAATGATGCTCTTTAAAAAAGTCAATCTCATCTTCCAACCCCTTTACCCTTCCAAGTGGATCAAGCTCTACCATATCAAAAAATGCATCCAGCCTTTTTTTAGTATTATGAAAATCGGGTATTGTGTTGTACAGCCTATCCATCGGAAAATCCGATAACAGATACTGGAAACGTCCAAAGGCATATCCTGCACTGCTTAAAACCTTGGGATTCTCAACCGTCTCATAGGATATGGAATTCTCCACGAATTGGCATATTCTCCAATAACCTTCTTTGTAAATAGTATAATTTTTACCATCTTTATTATCCAAAAAGGTTATTATATCACAGTCAGTTTTATCCTGTTTAGAATGGAGATGAAGAGTAATTTCCTTGATATTATTCATCATCTTAACTGGCTCTTTAAAGACATAACCATTTATCCTTTGAAATATATACTCTTCGCATCTATTATCATCGGTTTCAAATTTCACCCGAAATGTATCATTGATATGACCATTTACATAAGGGATAACCTCTTTTATTTTTCCTTCCAAATTATAGTTTTTACTTACTCCATTTAATAAATCCATTATGTGACTGTCCATTTTTTACTCCCTTCCTTGCAATAATACTTATTTAATCATTTTCATATATAAACTTGTGTAGTATCTCCTTATTTTTCTCAAGATCCGGCACTAATACAGACATACCTCGGATCCTTTCCGATGTATATGTGTCATTATATGGCAGTCTCAATTGTTTTACACCATTATTTGCACATTCCAGTCCAGTATAACCAAGCTTCATT
This genomic interval from Xylanivirga thermophila contains the following:
- a CDS encoding ABC transporter substrate-binding protein — its product is MKRFLALLLSLTMILLFVAGCSSDNDSGQTDTTNPSKEASDKEAVIKVWCWDPNFNIYAMDEAAKIYAKINSKAKIDIIETPWDDVQTKLTTALTSGQTGTLPDILLMQDNALIKNVTNYPDAFVDLTDSGIDFSKFAEYKIALSTVKGKNYGVPFDSGVVINALRTDILEEAGYSIDDMTDITWSEYIDIGKEVLEKTKKPLDSTTAGQPDLLMLMLQSAGSWMFDDSGEVFIKDNDVLKEIIDVYVELVKSGVIVEVNDWDQYVSSFNSGTVAGTINGCWIIGSIVPQTDQKGLWQITNIPKLEKAPNATNYSNQGGSSWMVLSSSKNIDTAIDFLSQTFAGSVELYETILPSSGAIATYLPAGDSDVYSEPHEFFGGQKIYSDIIDFAAKVPKVTYGIYNYEARDAIGNAITKIILGADRDDALNEAEEAVKFQMGK
- a CDS encoding carbohydrate ABC transporter permease; amino-acid sequence: MIKKRITNIIKYLFLAIVALLSLFPLLWMMVSSTNKSVDVITGELLPGTYLAQNFKILLSNTNLTRAFFNSFKNAILATIASLIVCSIAGYGFETYHNKGKDRLMNILLLSMMVPFAAIMIPLFMMFGKANLLDTTLGFILPTISTAFLIFLFRQSTRSFPHDIIEASRIEGLGEFKIFFKMYIPIMRSTYAAAAVVTFMSAWNNYLWPLVILQKPESKTMPLLIADLTAGYVIDYGVLMLAVTISTLPTIIIFLLLQKNFAEGITGSIKE
- a CDS encoding helix-turn-helix transcriptional regulator, which translates into the protein MFRIKELRKQCGMTQLQLAQKIGISREYLSAVENGHKYPSMALLIKISDILDTSVRDLLEDKLA
- a CDS encoding COG2426 family protein; its protein translation is MESFLKQLLEFLSVEFTVMLTAALPVIELRGAIPVGIALGLSPIHSTILSFIGSMIPVPILLFSIRPLFNYLKKTKLFRRLIEKITKRSIGKSGKIQKYGFWGLILFVAIPLPGTGVWSGTLAAALLDMRFKLAFPAILIGNTIAAVLIMLLSSGFVNIFAFL
- a CDS encoding helix-turn-helix domain-containing protein; the encoded protein is MDIGEKLKKLRKERHMTAEELAKIVGISREHLSGIENNLRPVSLSTLTKICDVLGISLYDLFSQDNPQDILTKEQKELLNVAQNLSDVQLKYLNAFLKSLYKDV
- a CDS encoding phosphotransferase enzyme family protein; translated protein: MDSHIMDLLNGVSKNYNLEGKIKEVIPYVNGHINDTFRVKFETDDNRCEEYIFQRINGYVFKEPVKMMNNIKEITLHLHSKQDKTDCDIITFLDNKDGKNYTIYKEGYWRICQFVENSISYETVENPKVLSSAGYAFGRFQYLLSDFPMDRLYNTIPDFHNTKKRLDAFFDMVELDPLGRVKGLEDEIDFFKEHHSLASKLVDMQERGELPIRVTHNDTKYNNILMDRDTSEPLCVIDLDTVMPGLTMYDFGDAIRLR
- a CDS encoding carbohydrate ABC transporter permease, whose amino-acid sequence is MKNAISLEKKQNITGWAFVLPATIMIFIFYFYPIVKAFILSLQTGVGKNIRFTGFSNYIRLFSDDLFKTSLKNTFIYMLQIPIMLILALILANLLNDENLKCRSFFRTAIFLPCATSLVSYSIIFRSMFALDGLVNALLLKLNFIDKPINWLGDPWRARIIIIIALTWRWTGYNMVFYLSGLQNISTSIYDAAKIDGAGPFTKFFKITIPLLRPMILLTTIMSTNGTLQLFDETKNLTNGGPANATISMSQYIYRLSFEYSPQFGYAAAVSYVVFIMVAILAFIQMKVGDKR